The proteins below are encoded in one region of Ferroplasma acidiphilum:
- the xerA gene encoding site-specific tyrosine recombinase/integron integrase, translating to MDINRELKSFERFMITERKSYYTIKEYKFLISGFLSYCNKDLSSIDFDDVENYKNFIVTEKQYSKASQYLAMKALRLYYKFKNKDTPPNLIPPRRSQKMPVYLNQKDAGVLINGAKSIRDIAVISVFLYTGIRVSELTNLQIGDVDFDENIIYIHAGKGDKDRIVVMPDICREHIKSYMKERIRIKSSNNYLFISNKKTKFDTSTVERMVKRVAKNAGITKNVTPHVLRHTFATSILRNGGDIRFIQQILGHSSLATTQIYTHIDDNTLKEMYSRHMPKY from the coding sequence ATGGATATTAACCGTGAATTGAAATCATTTGAACGGTTCATGATTACCGAAAGAAAAAGCTACTATACAATAAAGGAATATAAATTCCTTATATCCGGTTTCCTCTCATATTGCAATAAAGACCTTTCTTCTATTGATTTTGACGATGTAGAAAATTACAAGAATTTTATTGTAACCGAGAAGCAATATTCAAAAGCTTCACAGTATTTAGCAATGAAAGCGTTGAGATTGTATTATAAATTTAAAAATAAAGATACACCCCCAAATCTTATCCCTCCCAGGCGATCGCAAAAAATGCCTGTTTACCTGAATCAGAAAGATGCGGGGGTGCTCATAAACGGAGCCAAATCCATCCGGGATATAGCCGTAATATCAGTATTCCTGTATACGGGTATCAGGGTAAGCGAATTAACAAATTTGCAGATAGGCGATGTAGATTTTGATGAGAATATCATTTATATTCATGCAGGAAAGGGCGATAAAGACAGAATTGTAGTTATGCCGGACATTTGCCGTGAGCATATAAAATCGTATATGAAAGAACGCATCAGGATAAAATCCAGCAACAATTACCTGTTTATATCAAATAAAAAAACAAAATTTGATACAAGTACAGTTGAAAGAATGGTGAAAAGGGTGGCAAAGAACGCAGGGATAACAAAGAATGTTACACCCCATGTATTAAGGCACACATTTGCAACTTCCATATTGCGCAATGGCGGCGATATAAGATTTATCCAGCAAATACTGGGGCATTCAAGCCTTGCAACCACGCAGATTTATACCCATATAGATGATAATACATTAAAAGAAATGTATTCCAGGCATATGCCAAAATATTAA
- a CDS encoding alcohol dehydrogenase catalytic domain-containing protein encodes MKAIEFAKPGIENVNIVDKDLSGEGIKVKIVKAGLNPLDYNLIAGNIVYNVYPMPHIPGSEVMGIAMEDGKRIRKGDRVIVYNRVFDNGCDMCYSGNEHLCYNGGIWGVITNGGYSEYIKIGEQNLFRVPESIDDNTAVSIGIGALTSYRSLKRARAGINDKILVYGAGNTGIFTVQIARQMGMDVYVYSRNRELESLGIKVLDSVPDDFKADIIVNPLGGKLFGDSIKHLKRRGKIVTYGVLTGRNADLDIANVYTNELEIIGSTGGTRKDLTELMQILEKSNFRLPVYKEYSLWDIKDALHAFKDRVNGRIVFNL; translated from the coding sequence ATGAAAGCAATTGAGTTCGCAAAACCAGGCATAGAAAATGTAAATATTGTGGATAAAGACCTCTCAGGAGAAGGCATAAAGGTAAAAATAGTAAAGGCAGGGTTAAATCCACTGGATTACAATCTTATAGCTGGAAACATTGTATATAATGTATACCCTATGCCACATATTCCTGGTTCAGAGGTAATGGGAATTGCCATGGAAGATGGAAAACGGATACGCAAGGGGGATCGTGTAATAGTATACAATCGCGTTTTTGACAATGGCTGTGATATGTGCTACTCTGGAAATGAACATTTATGCTACAATGGTGGGATATGGGGTGTTATAACCAACGGTGGCTATTCTGAGTATATAAAAATAGGGGAGCAAAATCTTTTCAGGGTTCCTGAGTCCATTGATGACAACACGGCTGTCAGCATCGGCATTGGGGCATTGACATCCTACAGATCGCTGAAACGTGCCAGGGCAGGGATAAACGATAAGATACTGGTATATGGTGCGGGAAATACAGGCATATTTACTGTGCAGATAGCACGCCAGATGGGTATGGATGTTTATGTATACTCCAGAAACAGGGAACTTGAAAGCCTTGGCATTAAGGTGCTGGATTCTGTCCCTGACGACTTCAAAGCTGATATTATTGTTAACCCGCTTGGAGGAAAACTTTTCGGAGATTCAATAAAGCATTTGAAGAGAAGAGGGAAAATAGTAACTTACGGGGTTTTAACCGGAAGAAACGCAGACCTTGACATAGCAAACGTTTACACTAATGAACTGGAAATAATAGGGTCAACCGGCGGGACAAGGAAAGATTTAACAGAACTTATGCAGATACTGGAAAAAAGTAATTTTCGCCTGCCCGTATACAAGGAATACAGTTTATGGGATATAAAAGATGCACTGCATGCATTTAAGGATAGGGTAAATGGGAGAATAGTTTTTAATTTATAA
- a CDS encoding ArgK/MeaB family GTPase encodes MNIERLTDGILHGDYRSIARSISLIENSGYELRKEIISRIYRHGNAKIIGITGPPGVGKSTLIGNLAPKLSEHGKVAVLAIDPASPFSGGSILGNRIRMQTALSKKNIYMRSTSNRLFNGGLSEYTWDIIKILEAAGNKFIILETVGSGQSDVDVMNIADITCVVLAPGLGDEIQAIKSGIMEIGDIFIINKIDREGSYMAIKDIRESLNMSNKLSTPVIGLNSITGENYGELIDNILRMDKKNVKEKYYRKLKMTVMETIYSDYSKYIDSIEDDKNVPDEDPYTMAEDILKSRPAGGERPEIRNTENSGETGK; translated from the coding sequence ATGAATATTGAAAGGCTAACTGATGGCATACTCCATGGAGATTACAGGAGCATTGCAAGATCAATATCACTTATAGAAAATTCTGGATATGAATTAAGGAAAGAGATCATTAGCAGGATATACAGGCATGGGAATGCAAAAATAATAGGCATAACAGGGCCACCAGGAGTTGGAAAAAGCACACTGATAGGAAATCTTGCCCCGAAACTTTCGGAGCATGGAAAGGTTGCAGTGCTTGCTATTGACCCCGCAAGCCCGTTCTCAGGAGGATCTATACTGGGGAATAGAATAAGGATGCAGACAGCTCTGAGCAAAAAAAATATCTATATGAGAAGCACATCCAACAGGCTTTTTAATGGCGGGCTTTCAGAATATACCTGGGATATAATCAAAATCCTTGAAGCAGCAGGAAATAAATTTATTATACTGGAAACTGTGGGTTCCGGGCAGTCAGATGTGGATGTGATGAATATTGCGGATATAACATGTGTGGTACTTGCTCCAGGGCTCGGGGATGAAATACAGGCAATTAAATCAGGCATAATGGAAATTGGGGATATTTTTATCATAAATAAAATTGACAGGGAAGGGTCATATATGGCAATAAAAGATATCAGGGAATCATTGAATATGAGCAATAAACTGTCAACACCGGTCATAGGCCTGAACTCTATTACAGGTGAAAATTACGGGGAACTGATAGATAACATACTTAGAATGGATAAGAAAAATGTAAAGGAAAAATATTACAGAAAGTTGAAAATGACAGTTATGGAAACGATATATAGCGATTATTCAAAGTACATAGACAGTATTGAAGATGATAAAAATGTGCCTGATGAGGATCCATATACCATGGCAGAAGATATATTGAAAAGTAGGCCAGCAGGTGGTGAAAGGCCTGAAATAAGAAACACTGAAAATTCCGGCGAAACAGGTAAATAG
- the rpe gene encoding ribulose-phosphate 3-epimerase: MEISPSIISSNLLELGTQIKECQDAGAGSFHLDIMDGHFVDNITMGPDLVAAIRKGTNLRLDCHLMIERPDRYYKSFINAGADVLLIHYETPIEVINLIKKFQDENIRYGIVINPDTDVKKIYKLIPGSEIVLVMSVFPGFSGQKFIEKSLEKVKALREFIDENNYSTRIEIDGGINNETGKLAVEAGADILVSASYIFKNGINESIKKLKSL; the protein is encoded by the coding sequence ATGGAAATTTCTCCATCAATAATCTCCAGTAACCTTCTGGAACTCGGAACCCAGATTAAGGAATGCCAGGATGCTGGTGCAGGGTCTTTTCATCTTGACATTATGGATGGCCATTTTGTAGACAATATAACTATGGGGCCTGACCTTGTTGCTGCAATAAGAAAGGGCACGAATCTCAGGCTTGATTGCCATCTTATGATAGAACGCCCGGACCGCTATTATAAATCGTTCATAAATGCTGGAGCGGATGTTCTTTTAATACATTATGAAACGCCTATTGAGGTCATTAATTTAATAAAAAAGTTTCAGGACGAGAACATAAGGTACGGCATTGTCATAAACCCGGACACTGATGTAAAAAAAATTTATAAGTTAATCCCGGGTAGTGAAATTGTTCTTGTAATGTCTGTGTTTCCAGGATTTTCAGGCCAGAAATTTATAGAAAAATCACTTGAGAAGGTTAAAGCACTGAGAGAGTTTATTGATGAAAATAATTACAGTACCAGAATAGAAATAGATGGTGGAATAAATAATGAAACGGGAAAACTGGCTGTTGAGGCTGGCGCAGATATACTGGTATCCGCTTCATACATATTTAAAAATGGCATTAATGAAAGCATTAAAAAATTAAAATCTTTATAA
- a CDS encoding polyprenyl synthetase family protein: MNNIEDYKKTLDGLKDKINAQLEEYFNFKLNECDDARIKDIIIKLRDFTLNGGKRLRPILMIMGYNMFSGQDERIIKASISIELAQSFLLIHDDIMDQSDMRRGKPSFHKAVEGSLDGNDATRIAENLAISAGDLIDTFSHEALLRSGFELENLLDADFEFSRIIEDTGKGQILDIYSSIENLYSEERLTKLHFLKTARYTVQGPLLMGAYLSGNKKYIQEIKDFGKYAGIAFQLYDDMLGIFGVEEKTGKPVKGDVNEGKKTLLIIKAYENSGKEDREFIESCLKCGDVSDSDFNRLRELIKSTGSYDYTKQKIDEYNNIARSALEKIDGDKEVIKMLDFLLEYLIKREN, from the coding sequence GTGAATAATATAGAAGATTATAAAAAAACCCTCGATGGGCTTAAGGATAAAATCAATGCGCAGCTTGAGGAATATTTTAATTTTAAATTAAATGAGTGTGATGATGCCAGAATAAAAGATATAATAATCAAATTGCGTGATTTCACATTGAATGGCGGGAAACGTTTGAGACCAATATTAATGATCATGGGGTATAATATGTTCTCCGGGCAGGATGAAAGGATAATCAAGGCTTCAATTTCCATAGAACTGGCCCAATCCTTCCTTCTTATACATGATGACATAATGGATCAGAGCGATATGCGCAGGGGAAAGCCAAGCTTCCATAAGGCAGTAGAAGGAAGCCTGGATGGAAATGATGCTACAAGAATTGCGGAAAACCTTGCTATCAGCGCCGGCGACCTTATTGACACATTTTCCCATGAAGCACTTTTACGTTCCGGTTTCGAACTTGAAAATTTGCTGGATGCCGATTTTGAATTTTCCAGGATAATAGAGGATACTGGAAAGGGGCAGATACTGGATATATATTCTTCAATAGAGAATTTATATAGCGAGGAGAGGCTTACAAAGTTGCATTTCCTTAAAACTGCACGGTATACGGTGCAGGGGCCACTGCTAATGGGTGCTTATCTTTCAGGGAATAAAAAATATATCCAGGAAATAAAGGATTTTGGAAAATATGCGGGAATAGCCTTCCAGCTTTACGATGATATGCTGGGCATATTTGGGGTAGAAGAGAAAACAGGAAAGCCGGTTAAAGGTGATGTTAACGAAGGCAAAAAAACCCTGTTAATTATAAAAGCTTATGAGAACTCAGGGAAAGAGGACAGAGAGTTCATAGAAAGCTGCCTTAAATGCGGGGATGTAAGCGATTCTGATTTTAACAGGCTCCGGGAACTCATAAAATCAACAGGTTCATATGATTACACAAAACAGAAAATAGATGAATACAATAATATAGCAAGATCTGCACTTGAAAAAATTGATGGGGATAAGGAAGTAATAAAAATGCTTGATTTCCTTCTGGAATACCTTATAAAAAGAGAAAATTAA
- the hsp14 gene encoding archaeal heat shock protein Hsp14 translates to MYRPLKYYSDEFMKNINNRAKEIMTFMYPPVTMYEDNGYIGIEADLPGFSREDIKVTLEKNAIVIRAEREIKPEGTVFENQRPEKVFKRMSLPMEVDTEQEFSAKYNDGVLSLKIPVKNVKTVKIE, encoded by the coding sequence ATGTACAGACCGTTAAAATATTACTCAGATGAGTTTATGAAAAATATAAACAACAGGGCCAAGGAAATAATGACATTTATGTATCCGCCAGTAACCATGTATGAAGATAATGGATATATAGGAATAGAAGCAGACCTTCCTGGTTTCAGTAGAGAAGATATAAAGGTAACACTGGAAAAGAATGCTATAGTCATCAGAGCAGAGAGAGAAATAAAGCCTGAAGGCACAGTATTTGAGAACCAGAGGCCGGAAAAAGTCTTCAAAAGGATGTCCCTTCCAATGGAAGTAGATACTGAACAGGAATTTTCAGCAAAATACAACGATGGCGTTTTATCGTTAAAAATACCTGTAAAAAATGTCAAAACAGTTAAAATAGAATAA
- a CDS encoding tetratricopeptide repeat protein: MAGNYVYNKDDEADDYNERGISYFNVTQYPDAVKEFTKAINLIKTDPDYYINRALAYYSMHMYNEAIKDCKSAIALSADRGDYHNTLGSIYDDMNRFDDALAEFDAAIKIEDDVPDYYYNRGNVYWRKGDKDLALEDYNKAVYLNSADPVFLYKRSQIYTEMEKYEDALGDLDDCIKLARNPEYYKDEANIYIKMGNKEKALQAVDNALKNSPENISLKELKSRIEKM; this comes from the coding sequence ATGGCCGGAAATTATGTATATAATAAAGATGATGAAGCTGATGACTATAATGAGCGGGGAATATCGTACTTTAATGTTACGCAGTATCCCGATGCAGTTAAGGAATTTACAAAGGCAATTAACCTGATTAAAACAGACCCTGATTATTATATAAACAGGGCACTTGCTTACTATTCCATGCACATGTATAATGAAGCTATAAAAGATTGCAAGAGCGCAATAGCACTTAGTGCTGACAGGGGGGATTACCACAACACCCTCGGGTCTATTTATGATGATATGAACAGGTTCGATGATGCACTGGCAGAATTTGATGCTGCAATAAAAATCGAAGATGATGTGCCTGATTACTATTATAACAGGGGCAATGTTTACTGGAGAAAGGGGGACAAAGACCTCGCACTTGAGGATTATAACAAGGCTGTTTATTTAAACAGCGCCGATCCGGTGTTTCTGTATAAAAGGTCCCAGATATACACGGAAATGGAGAAATACGAAGACGCGCTCGGAGATCTGGATGATTGCATTAAACTGGCAAGGAATCCTGAATATTACAAGGACGAGGCAAATATATACATTAAAATGGGGAATAAGGAAAAAGCACTTCAGGCAGTGGACAATGCCCTGAAAAATTCTCCTGAAAATATCTCTTTGAAGGAATTAAAATCCAGAATCGAGAAAATGTAA
- a CDS encoding ABC1 kinase family protein, with protein MNTGLKGMNRIEMRYLAKLLPVFLRFSSDRKKSKKQEEYDYKIENHGRAAVNAFIELGPTFIKLGQVLSARPDLLPKEYLKAFSDLQDKVPPDNFVYAKQIIEENVGKMETVFESFDENAISGASLGQVYRAKYKGRDAAVKVNRHNIDNVLKRDLIIIKKLLNMFKRFIDNYLYISISNVLSDFSARIYDETNYLVEAENIKRIGNNIKKYDIIIPEVLFASRQVIILTYIGGIKVTDVKKLKEKGIDLPKLAHNLDLTFIRMLLRNDIFHADPHPGNIAISDDGKIILYDFGMVGKLDDDTRFKLLKLYDGLINKDPDTIMDSLLQLNALSPAANRGIIRKGIELSIANLSGANVNEMDIRELLEIANNVIFEFPFHLPRELVLYMRMSSLLEGICKTLDPNFKFVLVLRDILYNEGMLQELYLKEMNEFAQKSIISIEKGLDVLPLLKRALEERNGETNENKKLPSTVFLSAILIAMVLFSRSHPVISYIVIIIDIILFAYIIKK; from the coding sequence GTGAATACCGGGCTTAAAGGCATGAACAGGATTGAAATGCGTTATCTGGCAAAGCTGCTTCCTGTATTTTTAAGATTCAGCTCAGATCGTAAGAAATCTAAAAAGCAGGAAGAATATGATTATAAAATAGAAAACCATGGCCGTGCTGCAGTAAATGCTTTTATAGAACTTGGCCCTACATTTATAAAACTGGGGCAGGTACTTTCTGCAAGGCCGGATCTTTTGCCCAAGGAATATTTAAAAGCATTTTCAGACCTCCAGGATAAGGTTCCTCCGGACAATTTTGTTTACGCTAAACAGATTATAGAGGAAAATGTTGGGAAAATGGAAACTGTTTTTGAAAGTTTCGATGAAAATGCCATATCCGGGGCATCACTGGGGCAGGTATACCGTGCAAAATACAAGGGAAGGGATGCAGCTGTAAAAGTTAACCGGCACAATATAGATAATGTCTTAAAAAGGGATCTTATTATAATAAAGAAACTGCTTAATATGTTCAAGCGTTTCATCGATAATTACCTTTACATAAGCATATCTAATGTGCTCTCAGATTTTTCTGCCAGAATATACGATGAAACAAATTACCTTGTAGAGGCAGAGAATATAAAGCGTATAGGGAATAATATAAAGAAATATGATATCATAATCCCTGAAGTTCTATTCGCGTCCCGGCAGGTTATAATACTTACATATATTGGTGGCATAAAAGTTACAGATGTAAAAAAACTGAAGGAGAAAGGAATAGACCTGCCAAAACTGGCCCATAATCTTGATCTCACATTTATCCGGATGTTATTGAGAAACGATATTTTCCATGCTGACCCCCATCCAGGAAATATAGCTATTTCTGATGATGGAAAGATAATACTCTATGATTTCGGCATGGTTGGAAAGCTGGACGATGATACAAGGTTCAAGCTTTTAAAACTATACGATGGCCTCATAAATAAAGACCCGGACACCATAATGGACTCACTTTTGCAATTAAACGCCCTATCCCCAGCTGCAAACAGGGGCATAATAAGGAAAGGGATAGAACTCTCAATAGCTAACCTGTCAGGTGCAAACGTTAATGAAATGGATATCAGGGAATTGCTTGAAATCGCAAACAATGTGATATTCGAATTCCCATTCCACCTTCCAAGGGAACTTGTACTCTATATGCGGATGTCATCACTTCTAGAGGGAATATGCAAAACACTTGACCCGAATTTCAAGTTTGTGCTAGTATTGCGTGATATACTTTACAATGAGGGGATGCTTCAGGAATTATATCTTAAAGAAATGAACGAATTCGCCCAGAAGTCAATAATATCAATAGAAAAGGGGCTTGATGTACTGCCACTGCTCAAACGGGCGCTTGAGGAGAGAAATGGCGAAACAAATGAAAATAAAAAACTTCCATCAACTGTATTTCTTTCTGCTATTCTTATTGCTATGGTATTATTTTCCAGGAGTCATCCTGTAATATCATATATTGTTATAATAATAGACATTATCCTTTTTGCATATATTATAAAAAAATAA
- a CDS encoding MMPL family transporter, which translates to MSLTQKIRKKRILVVIIWVVILLLMIPAVLGYSGFLTYSTTTNVSSHAESTIANKIVSEKYQQNSTLIVVINSTYYQNLSSSDTAKSILAFQSSLNSSSLKYFSGSQSIYSAYMTAINKEFNKSNIENIRDAYSGINATSHDIFSFPSNFYAHWEINSFANSSIYTAAESSGYNNSNSYEHDFISSINNTTGSPFGRVSSAIQNSYQAIKTPYTNIVYSTFTINNYSNSGSLVNATAFYLSENGIYINNYMASAAIHSNDPGKYYLYHYGLLNVPSYLKKEYMAGDIGIINVIFTVKSGTDIVGGKTAGELATPAVENVAGKDLNHALITGNGAISYETSKETAKAGFAFGLIFIFLAIAIFITLVSWKSAILVFMISGIALLLGYTSEYLSGLLFHHVSFIVNYTLTAVILGVSADYFVFIVSRYRESLRAGKTEDEAFGEAVSKSGKSVTISGLTVAFSLFTFYFIPGFRSWGTSLLFAVIFTIILETTLLPAAMSFFGKKLFMAYGMKKIGKDDVKNSIFYKIAGRSVRHKILVIAIIGILGASGIYGFLAVPTSYNFNTGLPQSLSSVHAETEINNNFGDSHLYPVYDVVNLSKTTNANSTLLSDAKYLFNTSGVTSVYGPFAAGKNVTDNNITSYIINGKYAVFTVYLKYNPYSKNAINTVTEMRSSNNFIVGGLTSTIIDEKNANSRIYTELEVLIVAVIGLIIGISFKSWKYPFISLIGVFFSVAWTTSILYFISTYLLHEALIYLIPIILFIILFSLGNDYTVFIISRIREEQKEKKNDEAIKHGIGYSGKVVTSLGLILAVSLGSLSIIPVAFLEELGIAFIISLLIDTFIIRNIYFPAMISILFRDKNHNHKQP; encoded by the coding sequence ATGTCCCTGACTCAAAAAATAAGGAAGAAGCGGATACTGGTGGTAATAATATGGGTGGTTATACTGCTGCTTATGATCCCGGCAGTTCTCGGCTATTCTGGCTTTTTAACATATTCAACCACAACAAATGTGAGTTCACATGCAGAATCAACAATAGCAAATAAAATTGTATCTGAAAAGTACCAGCAAAATTCCACGTTGATTGTAGTTATAAACAGCACATACTATCAAAATTTAAGTTCTTCCGATACGGCAAAATCAATTCTCGCTTTCCAGAGCAGTTTAAATTCCTCAAGTCTCAAATATTTTAGCGGTTCCCAATCCATTTACAGTGCATATATGACCGCTATAAACAAAGAATTCAATAAATCTAATATCGAAAATATTAGAGATGCCTATTCCGGTATAAATGCCACGTCACATGATATTTTCAGTTTCCCATCAAATTTTTATGCCCACTGGGAAATTAACTCATTTGCAAACAGCTCTATTTATACAGCGGCTGAATCCTCAGGTTACAATAATTCCAACTCCTACGAACATGACTTCATATCTTCTATTAATAATACTACAGGGTCTCCATTTGGGAGGGTTAGCTCGGCTATACAGAATTCATATCAGGCAATAAAAACTCCATATACTAATATCGTTTACAGTACATTTACAATAAATAACTACAGCAATTCTGGTAGTCTTGTTAATGCAACAGCATTCTATCTGTCAGAAAATGGAATTTACATTAACAACTATATGGCCTCAGCAGCAATACATAGCAATGATCCTGGAAAATACTACCTTTACCATTATGGATTGTTGAATGTTCCTTCTTACCTGAAGAAAGAATATATGGCCGGTGATATAGGCATAATAAATGTTATTTTCACTGTTAAAAGTGGAACTGATATAGTCGGTGGCAAAACTGCAGGTGAATTGGCAACACCTGCAGTTGAAAATGTTGCTGGCAAGGATCTAAACCATGCACTTATAACAGGAAATGGCGCCATTTCATATGAAACATCAAAGGAAACTGCAAAGGCTGGTTTTGCTTTCGGCTTAATCTTTATATTTCTTGCTATAGCCATATTTATAACACTTGTATCATGGAAATCTGCTATCCTGGTATTTATGATATCAGGCATTGCACTCCTACTTGGATACACTTCTGAATACCTCTCAGGGCTTCTATTCCACCATGTCAGTTTTATTGTAAACTATACATTGACTGCTGTTATTTTAGGTGTATCTGCGGATTACTTTGTATTCATAGTTTCAAGGTACCGCGAAAGTTTACGGGCCGGGAAAACTGAGGATGAGGCTTTCGGTGAAGCGGTTAGCAAATCTGGAAAATCTGTAACCATAAGCGGTTTAACTGTGGCATTTAGCCTCTTTACATTCTACTTTATTCCGGGTTTCAGGTCATGGGGGACATCACTACTATTTGCTGTAATATTCACAATCATACTGGAAACAACATTATTGCCGGCAGCAATGTCGTTCTTTGGAAAGAAATTATTCATGGCTTACGGGATGAAAAAAATAGGAAAAGACGATGTTAAGAACTCCATCTTCTACAAAATTGCTGGCAGGTCCGTAAGGCATAAAATACTGGTTATAGCAATAATAGGAATTCTAGGTGCATCAGGCATATACGGCTTTCTGGCTGTCCCAACATCCTATAATTTCAACACAGGCCTCCCTCAGAGCCTTTCTTCTGTTCATGCAGAAACTGAAATAAACAATAACTTCGGCGATTCCCATCTATATCCTGTATACGACGTTGTGAACCTCAGCAAAACAACAAATGCCAATTCAACCCTGTTAAGTGATGCAAAGTACCTGTTCAATACCAGCGGTGTCACATCAGTTTACGGGCCATTTGCCGCAGGCAAGAATGTTACAGACAATAATATTACTTCCTATATAATCAATGGGAAATATGCTGTATTTACAGTATATCTGAAGTATAACCCCTATAGTAAAAATGCCATTAACACAGTTACTGAGATGAGGAGCAGCAATAATTTCATAGTTGGCGGGTTGACATCCACCATTATAGACGAAAAAAATGCCAATTCAAGGATATATACTGAACTGGAAGTTCTTATTGTTGCCGTGATCGGATTAATTATAGGAATATCGTTTAAATCATGGAAATATCCATTTATATCACTCATTGGCGTATTCTTCAGTGTCGCATGGACAACTTCTATACTATACTTTATTTCAACTTATCTATTGCATGAGGCATTGATCTATTTAATACCAATAATACTGTTCATCATATTATTCTCGCTCGGCAATGATTACACCGTCTTTATAATATCGAGAATCAGGGAGGAACAGAAAGAAAAGAAAAACGATGAAGCAATAAAACACGGAATCGGGTATTCAGGAAAGGTTGTTACATCCCTAGGCCTTATTCTTGCAGTTTCACTCGGTTCATTAAGCATTATACCTGTGGCTTTTCTTGAAGAACTGGGCATAGCATTTATAATATCACTGCTCATAGACACATTTATTATAAGGAATATTTACTTCCCGGCAATGATATCTATACTTTTCAGGGATAAAAATCATAATCATAAACAACCATAA
- a CDS encoding winged helix-turn-helix transcriptional regulator, translating to MDEMDSSILVNIIKNPRQTLTELGSKLELSEQVIYYRLKNMKFKSIIEKYFLRINYEKLGMKSVYLAFENDAPYPEPVNAKIMCLEKITVYGLSGKEEELNDRIENLCSYLGKPFMRYEAPVSGKKFELSALDKEILDELSKDPLASAVNIADRLERKSSTVKRRIDYMLENGIISIIPKINLRMVNIVLIAIFSSTIEEFSSIIDSRLLIAYSPGSGFAITITDSLESAKKLIDNIRKKDKNAEVMVVYDYDFYP from the coding sequence ATGGATGAAATGGATAGCAGCATACTAGTAAATATTATTAAGAATCCGAGGCAAACATTAACAGAACTGGGGTCAAAGCTGGAATTGAGTGAGCAGGTAATATATTACAGGCTTAAAAATATGAAATTTAAAAGCATTATAGAAAAATACTTTCTGCGTATTAATTATGAAAAACTTGGAATGAAATCCGTATATCTGGCATTTGAAAATGATGCGCCGTATCCAGAACCGGTAAACGCTAAAATAATGTGCCTTGAAAAAATTACAGTATATGGGCTTTCTGGCAAAGAAGAAGAACTGAATGATAGGATAGAAAACCTGTGCTCTTACCTGGGAAAACCGTTTATGAGGTATGAAGCCCCTGTTTCAGGTAAAAAATTTGAGCTGTCAGCACTGGATAAAGAAATTTTAGATGAATTGTCAAAGGATCCGCTTGCAAGTGCAGTTAATATAGCAGACAGGCTTGAAAGAAAAAGTAGCACAGTCAAGAGAAGGATAGATTATATGCTTGAAAACGGAATAATATCTATCATTCCGAAGATAAATTTAAGGATGGTGAATATAGTTTTAATTGCCATATTCTCATCAACAATAGAAGAATTTAGCTCTATTATAGATAGCAGGCTGCTTATAGCCTATAGCCCCGGTTCAGGGTTTGCAATTACAATCACAGATTCACTGGAAAGCGCCAAAAAATTAATCGATAATATAAGAAAAAAAGATAAAAATGCAGAGGTTATGGTTGTTTATGATTATGATTTTTATCCCTGA